The following are from one region of the Arachis duranensis cultivar V14167 chromosome 10, aradu.V14167.gnm2.J7QH, whole genome shotgun sequence genome:
- the LOC107468942 gene encoding probable thimet oligopeptidase: protein MAESEANREKMDQQMKKKGHRRLIAFTGAAAVVAIAANLALTFIKYHKDKKSSKKYLAGLYVRVNLTASEILKLADQIIAKSNKVHDSVAAVPLDKVTYSNVISPLAELQAQQFPLIQSCVFPKMVSTREDVRKASAEAEQRIDAHIDMCSKREDVYIVVKAFATKGEWINAEAKSFVQILVRDFERNGLNLTASKREELLRLRAQIDELSFRYIQNLNDDSKFLPFNEAELAGLPQEFLKCLDKSEDGKLKIYLRSHHVAAVLEFCKVGTTRRMVSRAYGNRCGEANLSILENLVQQRHKYARLLGYSNYAEYAVDVRMAKTPMKVFEFLEDLSTSLTELAMKELDTLKNLKKREEGEFPFGIEDLLYYVKRVEDQNYDLDFGELNQYLPISLVLSGIFKILQDLFGLRFEEIAGADVWHSDVRVFSVLDLGSSEILGYCYFDLFSREGKYGHTCVMALQNSALTLSGEQQIPVALLISQIQKDGNSCPGLLRFSEVVGLFHEFGHVIQQICNRSSFARFSGLRVDPDFVEIPAQLLENWCYETSCLKLISGFHQDITKPIKDDTCESIKRWRASFSALKLKQEILYCLFDQIMHSADNIDIRELFKHLHPKVMLGLPALEGTNPASCFPSSVIGYEAACYSRVWSEVFAADIFASKFCNDVVNQHAGMQFRKKVLAPGGAKDSIEVLSDFLGREPSIRAYIENKVKYIL from the exons ATGGCGGAAAGTGAAGCAAATCGCGAGAAAATGGACCAacagatgaagaagaaaggtcACAGGCGCTTGATCGCTTTCACCGGAGCTGCTGCGGTGGTCGCAATCGCCGCCAACCTCGCCCTCACCTTCATCAAGTACCATAAGGACAAGAAATCAAGCAAGAAAT ATCTCGCGGGTTTGTATGTGCGCGTTAACCTAACTGCATCTGAGATTCTCAAGTTAGCTGACCAAATTATTGCAAAGTCAAACAAGGTCCACGATTCTGTTGCAGCTGTGCCATTGGATAAG GTTACGTACTCGAATGTTATATCACCTCTGGCAGAACTTCAGGCACAACAATTTCCGTTGATCCAGTCTTGTGTGTTTCCAAAGATGGTATCAACTCGGGAGGATGTGCGCAAAGCAAGTGCTGAAGCAGAGCAAAGGATAGATGCTCATATTGACATGTGCAG CAAACGCGAAGATGTATATATTGTAGTTAAAGCATTTGCAACAAAGGGAGAGTGGATAAATGCTGAAGCCAAATCCTTTGTTCAGATTCTG GTGAGAGACTTTGAGAGAAATGGATTGAACCTCACtgcaagcaaaagagaagaattgctgCGTCTAAGAGCTCAGATTGATGAGTTAAGCTTTAGATATATCCAAAATCTCAATGACGATAGCAAATTTCTTCCCTTCAATGAGGCAGAGTTAGCTGGATTACCACAAGAGTTTCtcaag TGTTTGGATAAATCTGAAGATGGAAAGTTGAAGATATACTTGCGAAGTCATCATGTTGCAGCTGTTCTTGAATTTTGCAAG GTAGGAACTACAAGACGGATGGTATCAAGGGCATATGGGAATAGATGCGGAGAGGCCAATCTTTCTATTCTGGAAAATCTG GTGCAACAGCGCCATAAATATGCTCGTTTACTTGGCTATTCAAACTATGCAGAGTATGCTGTTGATGTTAGAATGGCAAAGACACCTATGAAG GTGTTTGAGTTCCTGGAGGATCTATCCACCAGTTTAACTGAGCTGGCCATGAAGGAACTTGATACATTGAAGAATTTGAAG AAGAGGGAGGAAGGGGAATTCCCATTTGGAATTGAGGACCTGCTGTATTATGTAAAACGGGTTGAAGACCAGAATTATGATCTTGACTTTGGCGAGCTCAATCAATACTTACCAATAAGTTTAGTTCTATCTGGGATCTTCAAAATTCTTCAAGATCTATTTG GTTTAAGGTTTGAGGAAATAGCAGGAGCTGATGTTTGGCATTCTGATGTTCGAGTGTTTTCAGTACTTGACTTAGGTTCTAGTGAAATCTTAGGTTACTGCTACTTTGATTTGTTTTCAAG GGAAGGGAAATATGGTCATACTTGTGTCATGGCTCTCCAGAACAGTGCATTAACACTCAGTGGGGAACAGCAG ATACCAGTTGCATTACTAATATCTCAAATTCAAAAAGATGGCAACAGTTGTCCTGGGTTGTTGCGGTTCTCCGAAGTGGTCGGTCTATTCCACGAGTTTGGCCATGTG ATTCAACAAATTTGCAACCGCTCCTCGTTTGCAAGATTTTCTGGACTACGTGTTGATCCCGACTTCGTGGAAATACCTGCTCAACTCCTAGAAAACTG GTGTTATGAAACCAGCTGTCTGAAGTTGATTTCTGGATTTCATCAG GATATTACAAAGCCGATAAAGGATGATACATGTGAATCAATCAAAAGATGGAGGGCTTCATTTTCGGCACTTAAATTGAAACAAGAGATTCTGTATT GTCTTTTTGATCAAATCATGCATTCTGCGGATAACATAGACATTCGGGAGTTGTTCAAGCATCTTCATCCCAAG GTGATGTTAGGTTTGCCAGCATTAGAAGGAACCAATCCAGCTTCATGTTTTCCTTCtagtgttattggttatgaagcgGCTTGCTACAGCCGTGTATGGAGTGAG GTTTTTGCTGCTGATATTTTTGCCTCGAAGTTTTGCAATGATGTTGTAAATCAGCATGCTGGCATGCAATTTAGGAAGAAG GTATTGGCCCCCGGAGGAGCAAAGGATTCTATTGAAGTGTTGTCGGACTTTTTAGGAAGAGAACCTTCAATTCGAGCTTATATTGAGAATAAAGTCAAGTATATTCTGTAA
- the LOC107468934 gene encoding uncharacterized protein LOC107468934: MKSLRNPWWECLIVKLLGRRISLAALTRRLEIMWSRMGSIEVIDLGNDFFIVKFFSSKDLDFALTGGPWRIFDNYLTIRPWQLDFNPKAVTIDRIAAWVRLPGLDIEYYEETMLRKIGNIIGRTLRVDPKMAEKCREKFARLCVELNLTEPLVSQYSINGKRYLAQYEGLHCICFTCGMVGHEKSNYSKSQMKIQTSAIIPAMSEGRTEETLHGHNNGEGSHGNSEKDKGKKFSTEDNSTYGSWMQI; encoded by the coding sequence ATGAAGTCACTAAGGAACCCCTGGTGGGAATGCTTGATCGTGAAGCTTCTTGGTCGCCGAATCTCCCTTGCGGCTCTAACGAGAAGGTTGGAGATTATGTGGAGTAGAATGGGAAGCATAGAGGTGATTGATTTGGGTAATGACTTCTTTATAGTGAAGTTCTTTTCCTCAAAGGATCTGGACTTTGCCTTGACAGGGGGCCCCTGGAGGATTTTTGATAATTATCTTACCATCCGGCCATGGCAACTGGACTTTAACCCAAAGGCAGTAACGATTGACAGAATTGCAGCGTGGGTAAGGTTACCAGGGTTGGATATTGAATATTATGAGGAGACTATGCTTAGAAAAATAGGTAACATTATTGGAAGGACGTTACGTGTAGACCCTAAAATGGCTGAAAAGTGCAGAGAAAAGTTTGCTCGTTTGTGCGTCGAACTAAACCTGACAGAACCACTGGTATCACAATATTCGATTAATGGAAAAAGATATTTAGCTCAATATGAGGGGCTCCATTGCATTTGCTTTACTTGTGGGATGGTCGGGCACGAAAAATCTAACTATTCGAAGAGTCAGATGAAAATACAAACATCTGCAATAATTCCAGCAATGTCAGAAGGAAGAACTGAAGAGACTCTGCATGGTCACAATAACGGTGAGGGCAGTCATGGAAATTCTGAAAAGGACAAAGGTAAAAAATTCTCCACAGAGGATAATAGTACCTATGGATCGTGGATGCAAATCTAA